Proteins encoded together in one Aminobacter aminovorans window:
- a CDS encoding pyrroline-5-carboxylate reductase, which translates to MALSRKIGFVGTGAITDAMVRGLLTEPAAVSYVMVSQRSADISAKLSADFPTVIVSGDNQAIVDQCDTVVLAIRPQIAEEVIRPLRFRDGQSVISVVAATSRSALLDWIGADVRLSQAIPLPFVGRRKGVTAVYPPDTDTAAIFDVLGKAVECETKTEYDLLAAASALMATYFGIMQTTAAWLAENGLPEEKGRAYLAPLFSGLAETALLAGKDVEFLEMSHEFATKGGLNEQVLHDFNEDGGSRSLVLALDRVFARIQG; encoded by the coding sequence ATGGCCCTGTCTCGAAAGATTGGATTTGTCGGAACCGGCGCCATTACTGACGCTATGGTACGCGGCCTGCTCACCGAGCCGGCCGCTGTGTCCTACGTGATGGTGTCGCAACGCAGCGCAGATATCTCGGCCAAATTGTCCGCGGATTTCCCAACTGTAATCGTCTCAGGCGACAACCAGGCGATCGTAGATCAATGCGATACAGTGGTGCTGGCTATCCGCCCGCAGATCGCGGAGGAGGTCATCCGACCGCTTCGGTTCCGCGACGGGCAGAGCGTGATCAGCGTCGTTGCCGCAACGAGCCGAAGCGCGCTTCTCGACTGGATCGGCGCGGATGTGCGTCTCTCCCAAGCGATTCCACTGCCTTTTGTCGGAAGGCGCAAGGGCGTCACAGCCGTCTACCCGCCTGATACCGATACGGCTGCCATCTTCGACGTGCTGGGCAAAGCAGTCGAATGCGAGACAAAGACGGAGTACGATCTCCTCGCTGCGGCAAGCGCCCTGATGGCTACCTATTTCGGCATCATGCAAACTACGGCCGCCTGGCTCGCGGAGAACGGCCTCCCGGAAGAAAAGGGTCGCGCCTATCTCGCTCCTCTGTTCTCCGGCCTCGCCGAAACGGCGCTATTGGCCGGCAAGGATGTTGAATTCCTCGAAATGAGCCACGAATTCGCCACCAAGGGCGGCCTCAACGAGCAGGTCCTACATGACTTCAACGAAGACGGTGGCAGCCGCTCCCTGGTGCTGGCCCTCGATCGGGTTTTTGCGCGGATCCAAGGTTAG
- a CDS encoding GMC family oxidoreductase, with translation MSRQRICDVLIVGAGATGSLAALVFAKAGLDVVCLEQGSWVNAGDRPHGHADWSWQRRGRWNPDVNKRDHADDFPVESNSSQVLMWNAVGGSTNVYGGLWPRYRPSDFRKGTEHGLQPDWPITYEDISPFYELADQVVGVSGLAGDPAMPPRERCPTRPLPVSDVARRLSSGFDRLDWHWWPVEASVISEDYDGRPACNNCGVCSGCPRGSMNEYATSIWPKALRAGCELRTHARVLRIEKGADGRATGAHYIDRNSDQLLFQKARIVVVAANGVGTPRLLLGSDNLANGNDQVGRNLLHHTLVASEMWVDRPVDGHIGYAASLISREFAETDLSRGFVNGFNLNCISSTPSAGELAAGWLSSARAPWGSGHHRWFENHFGHSIGVFAIGDDLPNPENRVTLDTRTDSDGMPGAKLHYTPGENDKRMMNYMLDRLKDLAQACDAVEYRLQDYRDANGVYRTPAWHMLGTCRMGKDPETSVVNGWNQSWEVPNLFIIDGSVLATGGTVNPTPTISALALRAATYIRDNFVALSKATNVPAMA, from the coding sequence ATGAGCCGGCAGCGTATCTGCGACGTCCTGATCGTCGGTGCCGGCGCGACGGGGTCGCTCGCCGCGCTCGTCTTCGCGAAAGCTGGACTCGACGTGGTCTGCCTGGAGCAGGGATCGTGGGTAAACGCTGGTGATCGGCCGCACGGACATGCGGACTGGTCTTGGCAGAGACGCGGTCGATGGAACCCCGACGTCAACAAACGCGATCACGCCGATGATTTTCCAGTCGAGTCCAACTCATCGCAGGTACTCATGTGGAACGCCGTGGGCGGGTCGACCAACGTTTATGGCGGCCTATGGCCACGCTACCGTCCGTCAGACTTCAGGAAGGGCACCGAGCACGGCCTTCAGCCCGACTGGCCTATCACCTATGAGGACATCTCTCCCTTCTATGAACTCGCGGATCAGGTCGTAGGCGTCTCTGGGTTGGCGGGCGACCCTGCAATGCCGCCGCGAGAGCGTTGCCCAACCCGCCCGCTGCCTGTTTCCGACGTCGCCCGGCGGCTTTCGTCCGGCTTTGACAGGCTTGATTGGCATTGGTGGCCCGTCGAGGCATCTGTCATCTCGGAAGACTACGATGGTCGCCCTGCCTGCAACAATTGCGGCGTATGCAGCGGCTGCCCTCGTGGCTCGATGAACGAATACGCGACATCTATCTGGCCCAAGGCTTTGCGTGCGGGGTGTGAACTGCGAACCCACGCCCGCGTCCTCAGGATCGAAAAGGGGGCGGACGGTCGCGCTACCGGCGCCCACTACATAGATCGCAACTCCGACCAGCTTCTGTTCCAGAAGGCGCGGATTGTCGTCGTGGCAGCCAACGGCGTTGGCACGCCGCGTCTCCTGCTGGGTTCGGACAACCTCGCCAACGGTAACGACCAGGTCGGCCGCAACCTGCTCCACCACACGCTCGTGGCGTCCGAAATGTGGGTCGACCGCCCGGTCGACGGCCACATCGGCTATGCTGCCTCGCTGATCAGTCGCGAATTCGCCGAAACCGACCTGTCGCGCGGCTTCGTGAACGGTTTCAACCTCAACTGCATCTCTTCGACCCCATCTGCCGGGGAGTTGGCGGCCGGATGGCTTTCGTCTGCCCGCGCGCCATGGGGGTCAGGGCATCATCGATGGTTTGAAAATCATTTCGGCCATTCCATCGGCGTCTTTGCCATAGGCGACGATCTTCCCAACCCCGAAAATCGGGTCACGCTGGATACTCGGACGGATTCGGACGGAATGCCCGGAGCCAAGCTGCATTACACGCCCGGCGAAAACGACAAGCGCATGATGAACTACATGCTTGATCGGTTGAAGGATCTCGCGCAGGCATGTGATGCCGTCGAGTATCGCCTGCAGGATTACCGCGATGCGAATGGAGTATACCGGACGCCCGCCTGGCACATGCTTGGAACATGCCGGATGGGCAAGGATCCGGAAACCTCCGTGGTGAACGGCTGGAACCAGAGTTGGGAGGTGCCCAACCTGTTCATCATCGACGGGAGCGTGCTTGCGACCGGCGGAACCGTGAATCCGACGCCGACGATATCCGCTCTGGCGCTGCGGGCCGCGACCTACATACG
- a CDS encoding MFS transporter, which yields MTSDHNPDNPASSPSGRWPLIRWFASSATLSVPQAAGPVAFSLLALSLVGDARGGAGIILAMTIAQVAGAIPITRLGRNLPASTFLRLLVGFRTIALAGIALCAYYEAPFLWLVCLAALAGSVNGAAFGYLRSLLNHFTPASRLPRALGIASTLNELTFVLGPVAASGLGSISPVFALLAITAMGAIPILLIPQANLVHVTDIPHTEGSILSPSILLWLACAAAGGSTVAAIEIGAVALALKFGYEPAFAILFTVPLCLASVAGGIWVSVRNRLASRRIVVVQLGVMTLGAALAALGSSLVTTVIGAILIGFVLAPLGTHYALALDRLAPPRKRPAVFALLRTANAIGVIFASAALTVISLSGALFVVTGAMIAVMLVAGFAPVVRRQAVWMTGP from the coding sequence ATGACCAGCGATCACAATCCTGATAATCCGGCGAGCAGCCCATCGGGCCGCTGGCCACTCATCCGCTGGTTTGCCTCGTCTGCAACCTTGTCGGTGCCGCAGGCTGCGGGACCGGTGGCCTTTTCGCTTCTTGCTCTGAGCTTGGTGGGCGACGCGAGAGGGGGAGCTGGCATAATCCTCGCAATGACGATCGCACAGGTGGCAGGGGCAATTCCGATCACGCGTCTTGGCAGGAACCTGCCGGCCTCCACGTTCCTCAGGCTCTTGGTGGGATTTCGGACGATTGCCTTGGCTGGCATCGCTTTGTGCGCCTACTACGAGGCCCCCTTCCTCTGGCTCGTCTGCCTCGCGGCCTTGGCCGGATCGGTGAATGGCGCAGCATTCGGCTACCTGAGGTCGCTGCTCAATCATTTCACGCCCGCATCGCGCTTGCCGCGTGCCCTCGGGATAGCATCCACCCTCAACGAATTGACTTTCGTCCTGGGGCCTGTCGCGGCGTCCGGTCTCGGTTCGATATCGCCCGTCTTCGCCTTGCTGGCGATCACCGCAATGGGAGCGATACCCATCCTCCTGATCCCTCAGGCAAACCTGGTCCATGTCACGGACATCCCGCATACGGAGGGCTCTATCCTGAGCCCTTCCATCTTGCTCTGGCTCGCCTGCGCGGCCGCTGGCGGCTCAACTGTCGCGGCAATTGAGATCGGCGCTGTCGCGTTAGCTCTGAAGTTCGGTTACGAGCCGGCCTTTGCCATTCTGTTCACGGTGCCGCTATGCTTGGCTTCAGTCGCAGGAGGGATCTGGGTGAGTGTGCGGAACCGGCTGGCGAGCAGGCGCATAGTGGTCGTCCAGTTGGGGGTCATGACGCTGGGAGCTGCTCTAGCGGCGTTGGGGTCGTCTCTCGTGACGACCGTGATCGGAGCTATCCTCATAGGCTTCGTGCTTGCGCCGCTCGGAACCCACTACGCGCTTGCGCTTGATCGGTTAGCGCCTCCGCGAAAGCGGCCCGCAGTGTTTGCGCTGCTGCGTACCGCGAACGCCATCGGCGTGATCTTCGCCAGCGCGGCGCTAACGGTCATCTCCCTGTCCGGCGCATTGTTTGTGGTCACCGGTGCGATGATCGCGGTAATGCTCGTCGCTGGATTCGCGCCCGTCGTCCGGAGGCAGGCCGTCTGGATGACGGGGCCTTAG